A segment of the Deltaproteobacteria bacterium genome:
CGTAACGTTCGAGGCCTGCAGCCCCTTTTCCCCCTGGATTATGTCGAACTCGAAGATCTGGTCGCGGCTCGGCAGCGACGAGCTGTCGATTTCGTCACCGAAGGCGCTCTCGTGTACGAAGGCCGTGCCGTAGGGCGAGTCCTCGCGGCGCGTGTCGGTTATCCACAGGCCGGGGCCTATGACGCGCAGGTAGCGCATGAAGCCGAAGTTCTTGGTCTGGTTGAAGTTGTAGCAGATGCCGCGCACCCGTGAGCCCACCTCGCCCCACGGTATCCTGGTGTCGGCGCTGTTTATGGGCAGGAGGTTGGGTATGAGGTAGCCCGACATGAAGTGGTCGACCTCGCGTTTGAGCAGGCTCGAGACGTTCTGGAAGGCCACGGCCTCGACGCGGCATCCCCTGTTCTGCAGGGCCCTCACGACCTGTATGAAGTCGCCGTCGCCGGTGGCCATGCAGACGCGGTCGAGGTTTTCGCTCTGGAGGAGGGCGTCGACGGCCATATCGAGGTCGGCGTTGGCCTTGCCGAAGCGCGTGCCCGCCTCGTCGACGTACCACGTTACGGTCTTCTCTATGACCTTGAATCCGAAGTCGCGCAGCGCCGAATAGAAGTTGAGCGTGCGCTCCTTGTAGTCGGCGTCGGTGCGTGATCTCTCCTCGTCGTAGGCGACGTAGGCGTTGAGCCTCATGGGCTCTCCGCCCTCCCGGCAGGCGAAGTCCCTGAGTATGTCGAAGCGCATGCCGTAACCGCCGTTTCTGGCGATGTTGGCCACGTCTATGTAGAGTCCCACCTTCTGCGTCGTCGTTCTCGTCATCCTCTCCTCTCACTGGCGGCAGCGAGGGCGGGGGGCCAGGGAATATCCCCCCTTCTGCGGTGATGAGCCGGTCCCGTCGGCGCAAACGCCTTCGGCGCAAGCGCCCTCAGATGTCGAGGTTGGCCGCCTCGAGGGCGTGGGCCTCGATAAAGCGGCGGCGCGGCTCCACGGCGTCCCCCATGAGCCTTGTGAATATCTCTTCGGCCTCTACCGTGTCTTCCACCGTCACCTGCAGGAGCGCCCGTTTCTCCGGGTCCATGGTCGTCTCCCAGAGCTGCTCCGGGTTCATCTCGCCGAGGCCCTTGTAGCGCTGGATGGTGAGCCCCTTGCGGCCCGCCGCCAGGACCCTCTCCTTCAGCTCCGTGTGACTGTATATCTCCTGGCGGCCCGAATCGTCCGTCAGGATGTAGGGAGGGGAGCCCACGGCGCGGATGGCGGCTGCGTGCCGCCTGAGTTCGGCGAACTCGGGAGACGAGACCGTGTCGGTGTCGAGCGTAGTGGTGATGACCGTGCCGTTTCTCCTCGATGCGCAGACCAGGCGATGGCCCTGATGTTCCTCGTCGACCTCTACGGCGGCGTCGAAGGAAGTGATCTCGCGGTGAGCGGCGGCGATGAAGTCTTTTACCGAGGCCGCTATCTCCTCGAGCAGGGCCCTGTCCTTGAGGGCCGCGGCGTCGAAGCGCTCGTCCATGGCGAAGGCGCCCACCACGGCGCCGTCCTTGCCGCGCCTTGTCTTCCTCTCCACTATGCGCTGGAAGGCGGTTACACTCTTGAGGAATCCGACGAGCGTTCTGCCCTTGACGGGCTGTCGCGCGCCGCTCGGCGTGACGGTGAGCGTGTTCTGTATGGCGTCGAAGATGTAGGACTCGAGGGCGGCCTCGTCCTTGAGGTAACGGCCCTCCTTGCCGCGCTTTACGCGGAAGAGCGGCGGCTCGGCTATGTAGAGGTGGCCCTTTTCGACTATGGCCGGCATCTGGCGGTAGAAGAAGGTGAGAAGAAGCGTCCTTATGTGCGAGCCGTCCACGTCTGCGTCGGTCATGATGATGATGCGGTGGTAGCGCAGCCTCGAGGGGTCGAACTCGTCCTTGCCCACGCCGCAGCCCAGGGCCGTTATGATTGTCCGGATCTCCTCGTTGCTGAGCACCTTGTCGAAGCGCGCCTTCTCGACGTTGAGTATCTTGCCCTTGAGGGGGAGTATGGCCTGGAAGCGGCGGTCGCGGCCCTGCTTTGCCGAGCCGCCGGCCGAGTCGCCCTCCACTATGAAGAGCTCGCAGAGCGCCGGGTTGGTCTCCTGGCAGTCGGCGAGCTTGCCCGGCAGGGTCGTCGAATCGAGCGCGCCCTTCCTGCGTATGAGCTCCTTTGCCTTGCGGGCCGCCTCCCTGGCGCGCGCCCCCTCCAGCGCCTTCTGGATGATCTTTTTGGCCACCGCCGGGTTCTCTTCGAAGAAGGTGGAGAGACGCTCGCCGGTGATGCTCTTCACCAGCCCCTCGACCTCGCTGTTGCCGAGCTTGGTCTTGGTCTGTCCCTCGAACTGCGGGTCGGGCAGCTTAACGCTTATGACGGCCGTGAGCCCCTCGCGCACGTCGTCGCCCTGGAGGGTGGTCTGCTTGAGGTCCTTGAGCAGGTTGCGCGAGAGGGCGTAGTTGTTGATTGTGCGGGTGAGGGCGCTCTTGAAGCCCGTGAGATGGGTGCCTCCCTCGGTGGTGTTGATGTTGTTGGCGTAGGAGTAGATGTTCTCGTTGTAGGAGTCCACCCACTGGAGCGCCATCTCTATGTGCACGTCGTTCTTGCTGCCCGCGATGTGTATCACCCTGGGGTGGACGGCCGTCCTCGTGGCGTTGAGGTGCTCCACGAAGCTCTTGATGCCGCCCTTGTACTGGAAGGTGTGGCTCTTGTCGGTGCGTTCGTCGGTTATGGATATGCGAAGGCCGGCGTTGAGAAACGAAAGCTCGCGCAGGCGCTTGCTCAGCGTGTCGAAGCTGAACTCCGTGGTCTCGAAGATGCCGTCATCGGGCTTGAAGGTGATCTTCGTGCCCGAGGTGTTCGTCCTGCCCACCACCTCGAGCGCTCCTGTGGGCTTGCCCCTCTCGTAGCGCTGGTGGAAGACCTTGCCCTCGCGCTTTATCTCCACCTCGAGCCAGCTCGACAGGAAGTTCACCACCGTCACGCCCACGCCGTGGAGCCCCCCCGACACCTTGTAGGCCTTGTTCTCGAACTTGCCGCCTGCGTGCAGCTCGGTGAGCACCACCTCGACGGTGGGCTTCTTCTTCTCGGGGTGTTCCCTTACGGGGATGCCGCGGCCGTCGTCGGTGACGGTCACCGAGTTGTCGAGGTGGATGACCACGTCGATCCTGGAGCAGTGGCCCGCCAGCGCCTCGTCCACGGAGTTGTCCACCACCTCGTAGACGAGGTGGTGCAGACCCATTGCGCCGGTGGAGCCGATGTACATGGCGGGACGCTTTCGTACCGCCTCCAGCCCCTCGAGCACCTTGATCGATTCGGCGTCGTAGACGCCGCGTCCCTGCCTTGCCGCTTCCATCGTCCCGGTCTCTTCCTTCTTTTTCAGTTCCATGCCTCTCCCTTCGCTCTCCTCGCCGGTCCTCTCTCCGCGCCGCCTCTACGGCGGAGGCGGTCTGAAAATCCGGCGGGACAAACAAACCGTAAGTTTAACACAGCGGCGCCACGAGCGCCACAAAAAAATGCAGGGCCGCAGTCAATAACTCATTGAAAATGCGCAGCTTTTCAACGGACGTCAACTCCGGCGGGTACCGCCTTCCGCGCCGCCTTTGACAACGGCCCCCCAGGCTGTGATAACCTTGAGCGTATACCGCCGAGGGGGTGAAGTATGGAGAGCCTCGTCTTTTTGTTCAACACATTCGGTCTCGTGTGGGCCCTGGTCTCGATGGTCCTTCTCGCCGCCGCCTGGAGGGCGGCGGCGCGGAAGGCGGCCCCGCTCCACGCCTCGTTGATGAAGTTTCTCACCGCCGGCGCCTGGGTCTTT
Coding sequences within it:
- a CDS encoding NYN domain-containing protein: MTRTTTQKVGLYIDVANIARNGGYGMRFDILRDFACREGGEPMRLNAYVAYDEERSRTDADYKERTLNFYSALRDFGFKVIEKTVTWYVDEAGTRFGKANADLDMAVDALLQSENLDRVCMATGDGDFIQVVRALQNRGCRVEAVAFQNVSSLLKREVDHFMSGYLIPNLLPINSADTRIPWGEVGSRVRGICYNFNQTKNFGFMRYLRVIGPGLWITDTRREDSPYGTAFVHESAFGDEIDSSSLPSRDQIFEFDIIQGEKGLQASNVTRIYP
- the gyrB gene encoding DNA topoisomerase (ATP-hydrolyzing) subunit B, coding for MEAARQGRGVYDAESIKVLEGLEAVRKRPAMYIGSTGAMGLHHLVYEVVDNSVDEALAGHCSRIDVVIHLDNSVTVTDDGRGIPVREHPEKKKPTVEVVLTELHAGGKFENKAYKVSGGLHGVGVTVVNFLSSWLEVEIKREGKVFHQRYERGKPTGALEVVGRTNTSGTKITFKPDDGIFETTEFSFDTLSKRLRELSFLNAGLRISITDERTDKSHTFQYKGGIKSFVEHLNATRTAVHPRVIHIAGSKNDVHIEMALQWVDSYNENIYSYANNINTTEGGTHLTGFKSALTRTINNYALSRNLLKDLKQTTLQGDDVREGLTAVISVKLPDPQFEGQTKTKLGNSEVEGLVKSITGERLSTFFEENPAVAKKIIQKALEGARAREAARKAKELIRRKGALDSTTLPGKLADCQETNPALCELFIVEGDSAGGSAKQGRDRRFQAILPLKGKILNVEKARFDKVLSNEEIRTIITALGCGVGKDEFDPSRLRYHRIIIMTDADVDGSHIRTLLLTFFYRQMPAIVEKGHLYIAEPPLFRVKRGKEGRYLKDEAALESYIFDAIQNTLTVTPSGARQPVKGRTLVGFLKSVTAFQRIVERKTRRGKDGAVVGAFAMDERFDAAALKDRALLEEIAASVKDFIAAAHREITSFDAAVEVDEEHQGHRLVCASRRNGTVITTTLDTDTVSSPEFAELRRHAAAIRAVGSPPYILTDDSGRQEIYSHTELKERVLAAGRKGLTIQRYKGLGEMNPEQLWETTMDPEKRALLQVTVEDTVEAEEIFTRLMGDAVEPRRRFIEAHALEAANLDI